The following proteins are co-located in the Candidatus Competibacteraceae bacterium genome:
- a CDS encoding phosphomannomutase — translation MSGELSCFKAYDIRGRIPDELNEDLAYRIGRAYAALLQPRRVAVGHDVRLSSPALSTALAKGLLDGGAEVWDIGLCGTEEIYFTTFHYRLDGGIMVTASHNPMDYNGMKLVREQAKPISGDSGLFTIRDLAADAEFAIANRRRQLLRRESKNAYVHHLLSYLEGAALQPLKIVVNAGNGGAGSIIDALEPHLPFQFVKIHHEPDGAFPHGIPNPLLPECREATAQAVREHRADLGLAWDGDFDRCFFFDETGRFIEGYYLVGLLAETLLIQHPGARIIHDPRLTWNTLDVVCSAGGVPVQNKTGHAFMKERMRREGALYGGEMSAHHYFRAFAYCDSGMIPWLLVAERLCRSGQPLSALVNQRMQSFPCSGEINFRVDDAPATIQKILAAYAPLTPVVDETDGVSVEFADWRFNLRCSNTEPLLRLNVETRGDPELLNRRVAELQNLIGA, via the coding sequence ATGAGCGGCGAGCTGAGCTGTTTCAAGGCGTATGACATTCGTGGGCGGATTCCCGACGAACTGAACGAAGACCTGGCTTATCGTATTGGCCGAGCCTATGCCGCTTTGCTCCAGCCGCGTCGGGTGGCGGTCGGTCACGACGTGCGGCTGAGCAGCCCAGCGCTGAGCACGGCGCTGGCCAAGGGCTTGCTGGATGGCGGCGCGGAAGTTTGGGACATCGGGCTGTGCGGTACCGAGGAGATCTACTTTACGACTTTTCATTACCGGCTCGACGGCGGCATCATGGTGACCGCCAGCCATAATCCGATGGACTACAACGGCATGAAGCTGGTACGCGAGCAGGCCAAGCCGATCAGCGGCGACAGCGGGTTATTCACCATCCGCGATCTGGCCGCCGATGCTGAATTCGCGATCGCCAACCGTCGCCGCCAGTTGCTGCGACGCGAGAGCAAGAACGCCTATGTCCACCACCTGCTGAGTTATCTCGAAGGCGCCGCGCTCCAACCGTTGAAGATCGTGGTCAACGCCGGCAACGGCGGCGCCGGTTCGATCATCGATGCGCTGGAGCCGCACTTGCCGTTCCAATTCGTCAAAATCCACCACGAGCCGGACGGTGCCTTCCCCCATGGTATTCCCAATCCCCTGCTGCCGGAATGCCGGGAGGCCACGGCACAGGCGGTGCGCGAACATCGGGCCGATCTGGGCCTGGCCTGGGATGGCGACTTCGACCGTTGTTTCTTCTTCGATGAAACCGGCCGCTTCATCGAGGGTTATTATCTGGTCGGGCTGCTGGCGGAAACTTTGTTGATCCAGCACCCCGGCGCCAGGATCATCCACGACCCCCGGCTGACCTGGAACACGCTGGATGTGGTCTGCTCCGCCGGCGGCGTGCCAGTACAGAACAAAACCGGCCATGCCTTCATGAAGGAGCGGATGCGGCGGGAAGGCGCGCTGTACGGCGGCGAAATGAGTGCCCATCACTATTTCCGCGCCTTCGCCTACTGCGACAGCGGCATGATCCCGTGGCTGCTGGTCGCCGAGCGGCTCTGTCGTTCCGGCCAGCCGCTGTCGGCGCTGGTGAACCAGCGTATGCAGTCCTTCCCGTGCAGCGGCGAGATCAACTTTCGGGTGGACGACGCCCCGGCCACGATCCAGAAAATTCTGGCCGCCTATGCACCCCTGACACCGGTGGTGGACGAAACCGACGGGGTTAGCGTCGAATTCGCCGACTGGCGGTTCAACCTGCGCTGTTCCAAC